In Hamadaea flava, a genomic segment contains:
- a CDS encoding zinc-dependent metalloprotease, with the protein MPDTPFGFSLPGGQPDPNDPQQMQQFLAGLQHMLAQSAATDGPVNWDLARQVATSQLNSAGGDPGVSPADRAAVTEALRLADLWLEPLTAWPTGLTTTAAWNRNEWLFHTLPAWKKLCDPVASRMVGAMSDLVPEEARAQLGMMQGMLTALGSAVFGGQLGQALASLAAEVLSAGDIGLPLGPAGTGALVPANVHAYGAGLEIDPSEVRLYAALREAAHQRLFSHVPWLRGHVFAAVEAYAGGIRVDRDAIEEAMGRIDPSDPSSMQELQMAGIFTPEDSPAQQAALRRLETVLALIEGWVSHVVDTAAEGRLPNAAKLGEAFRRRRAAGGPAEQTFAALVGLELRPRRLREAARLWAALTEHRGVAGRDALWGHPDLLPTDDDFADPEAYAEGQLSLGDLGDFESDLRKMMEGESGSNDKPDDPDNKK; encoded by the coding sequence GCACATGCTCGCGCAGAGCGCCGCCACCGACGGCCCGGTCAACTGGGACCTCGCCCGGCAGGTGGCGACCAGCCAGCTCAATTCGGCGGGCGGCGACCCCGGCGTCTCCCCGGCGGACCGCGCGGCGGTCACCGAGGCGTTGCGCCTGGCCGATCTGTGGCTGGAACCGCTGACGGCGTGGCCGACCGGCCTGACGACGACGGCCGCGTGGAACCGCAACGAATGGCTCTTCCACACCCTCCCCGCGTGGAAGAAACTCTGTGACCCGGTCGCGTCCCGCATGGTCGGGGCGATGAGCGACCTCGTCCCCGAGGAGGCGCGGGCACAGCTGGGCATGATGCAGGGCATGTTGACCGCCTTGGGCAGCGCCGTCTTCGGCGGCCAGCTCGGGCAGGCGCTGGCCTCGCTCGCCGCCGAGGTGCTCTCCGCCGGTGACATCGGTCTCCCGTTGGGCCCGGCCGGCACCGGTGCGCTCGTTCCCGCCAACGTCCACGCGTACGGGGCAGGGCTGGAGATCGACCCGTCCGAGGTGCGCCTCTACGCCGCCCTCCGGGAAGCCGCTCACCAGCGCCTGTTCAGCCACGTCCCGTGGCTGCGCGGCCACGTCTTCGCCGCCGTCGAGGCGTACGCGGGCGGCATCCGCGTCGACCGCGACGCGATCGAGGAGGCGATGGGCCGCATCGACCCGAGCGACCCGAGCTCGATGCAGGAACTCCAGATGGCCGGCATCTTCACGCCGGAGGACAGTCCGGCGCAGCAGGCCGCGCTGCGGCGGCTGGAGACCGTCCTGGCGCTCATCGAGGGCTGGGTGAGCCACGTCGTGGACACCGCGGCCGAGGGACGCCTGCCGAACGCGGCCAAGCTGGGCGAGGCGTTCCGCCGTCGCCGGGCCGCCGGTGGACCGGCCGAGCAGACCTTCGCCGCCCTGGTCGGGCTGGAGCTGCGGCCGCGCCGGCTGCGGGAGGCCGCCCGGCTCTGGGCCGCCCTGACCGAGCACCGGGGAGTCGCCGGCCGGGACGCCCTGTGGGGCCACCCCGACCTGCTGCCCACCGACGACGACTTCGCCGACCCCGAGGCGTACGCCGAGGGGCAGCTGTCGTTGGGCGATCTCGGCGACTTCGAGTCCGACCTGCGCAAGATGATGGAAGGCGAGTCGGGCTCGAACGACAAGCCCGACGACCCCGACAACAAGAAGTAG
- a CDS encoding DUF5679 domain-containing protein has product MYNGYCVKCKEKRDFQGTVTVSKTGMRMAKGPCPVCGTTVNRILGKA; this is encoded by the coding sequence ATGTACAACGGGTACTGCGTGAAGTGCAAGGAGAAGCGCGACTTCCAGGGCACCGTTACTGTCTCGAAGACCGGAATGAGGATGGCGAAGGGCCCCTGCCCCGTCTGCGGGACCACGGTGAACCGCATTCTGGGCAAGGCCTGA
- the nudC gene encoding NAD(+) diphosphatase translates to MPALPDLPPLSRSAIDRAAHLRRDPQALAEAWERGLVLVVGPDDKALVRDGRLVLLPPAQAPQGERLFLGMAEDQPYFAIDGDLVPEAVTGEAPELLGEPQHLWQIGDTLPDFDAGLFTEAVALIKWHRDHLYSPATGEKTEVSDGGWVRRQADGTQHFPRTDVASIVLVHDGLPGPEGRALLGSNAMWAKAARKRYSTLAGFVEPGESGEAAIAREVREEVGVEIFDITYICSQPWPFPRSLMLGYLAQADPAARITTDPSEIVHARWFTRAEIEAAMADPEGAEIALPMKAAISTFLIQRWLDLR, encoded by the coding sequence ATGCCCGCGCTGCCCGACCTGCCGCCGCTGTCCCGGTCGGCGATCGACCGGGCGGCGCACCTCCGGCGCGATCCGCAGGCGCTGGCCGAGGCGTGGGAACGCGGGCTCGTGCTGGTCGTCGGCCCGGACGACAAGGCGCTGGTCCGCGACGGGCGGCTGGTTCTCCTGCCGCCCGCCCAGGCGCCCCAGGGCGAGCGGCTCTTCCTCGGCATGGCCGAGGACCAGCCGTACTTCGCCATAGACGGGGACCTCGTGCCCGAGGCGGTCACCGGCGAGGCCCCGGAGCTGCTGGGCGAACCGCAGCACCTGTGGCAGATCGGCGACACCCTGCCAGACTTCGACGCCGGGCTGTTCACCGAGGCGGTCGCCCTGATCAAGTGGCACCGCGACCATCTCTACTCGCCGGCGACCGGGGAGAAGACCGAGGTATCGGACGGCGGGTGGGTCCGCCGGCAGGCGGACGGAACGCAGCACTTTCCGCGTACGGACGTCGCGTCGATCGTGCTCGTCCACGATGGACTGCCGGGTCCTGAGGGCCGGGCGCTGCTCGGCAGCAACGCGATGTGGGCGAAGGCGGCTCGCAAGCGCTACTCGACGCTGGCGGGGTTCGTCGAACCGGGCGAGTCCGGCGAGGCCGCCATCGCCCGGGAGGTACGCGAAGAGGTCGGCGTCGAGATCTTCGACATCACGTACATCTGCAGCCAGCCGTGGCCGTTCCCGCGGTCGCTGATGCTGGGCTACCTCGCGCAGGCCGATCCGGCGGCCAGGATCACCACCGACCCGAGCGAGATCGTCCATGCGCGGTGGTTCACGCGGGCCGAGATCGAGGCCGCGATGGCCGATCCGGAGGGGGCCGAGATCGCACTGCCGATGAAAGCGGCGATCTCGACCTTCCTCATCCAGCGCTGGCTCGACCTTCGGTGA
- a CDS encoding ATP-dependent DNA helicase UvrD2, translating to MAGDSGRHDPLRGLDPEQLAAVTAPAGPVCILAGAGTGKTRAITHRIAHRVVDDQVQARHVLAVTFTARAAAQLRERLAALSATGVSARTFHAAALRQLRYFAPRLLRGREMPELVDSKARLVTLAGSRAGVRADRTTARDLSSEIEWAKSSLIEPSEYEVAAAKAQRETPLPAAEIAKVFTAYEQVKRAAGMMDFEDLLRAIVWGIEEHSDVAEQIRSQYRHFVVDEYQDVNPLQQRLLDAWLGGRRDLTVVGDAAQTIYSFTGATSGYLIDFPRQFREATVVRLVRDYRSTPQVVGLANAVIRQAGGVEAKLRLDLVGQRPDGPAPDIRQFADEPTEAAAVAARCSELIASGVPAAEIAVLFRANAQSEAYEEALAEAGVPYVVRGGERFFERAEVRQAMIALRSASRGELEGTVPDAVAAVLRGLGWEPAQPPSGGAARERWEALAALHRLAQEIGSPTLTEFTAELGRRADAQHAPTVEGVTLASLHSAKGLEWDAVFLVGLVEGTLPTAYAKTPQAVEEERRLLYVGVTRARHWLWLSYGQSRSPGGRARKPCRFLPSLGGSDAPAQRKGPSKVDRRRAIAVSCRVCGATLLGGSERKLGRCQTCPADLDEELFERLREWRSRVAAEQGVPAYVVFTDATLTALAERRPTSTDDLMSIAGIGPRKIELYGPATLALLNGADVDDLVGEKNLATEP from the coding sequence GTGGCAGGTGACTCAGGACGGCATGATCCACTCCGTGGACTCGATCCGGAGCAGCTGGCGGCGGTGACCGCGCCGGCCGGTCCGGTCTGCATCCTCGCCGGGGCGGGCACCGGCAAGACCCGGGCGATCACCCATCGCATCGCCCATCGGGTGGTCGACGACCAGGTCCAGGCCCGGCATGTGCTCGCCGTCACATTCACCGCCCGCGCCGCGGCCCAGCTCCGCGAACGGCTGGCCGCCTTGAGCGCGACCGGCGTATCGGCCCGTACCTTCCACGCCGCCGCGCTTCGTCAGCTGCGCTACTTCGCCCCCCGCCTGTTGCGCGGCCGCGAGATGCCGGAACTGGTCGACAGCAAGGCGCGGCTGGTCACGCTGGCGGGCTCGCGGGCCGGCGTACGGGCCGACCGCACCACCGCACGCGACCTCTCCTCCGAGATCGAGTGGGCGAAGTCCAGCCTCATCGAGCCGAGCGAATACGAGGTCGCGGCGGCCAAGGCCCAACGCGAGACGCCGTTGCCGGCCGCCGAGATCGCCAAGGTGTTCACGGCGTACGAGCAGGTCAAGCGGGCGGCCGGCATGATGGACTTCGAAGATCTGCTGCGCGCGATCGTGTGGGGGATCGAGGAGCACTCCGACGTCGCCGAGCAGATCCGGTCGCAGTACCGGCATTTCGTCGTCGACGAGTACCAGGACGTCAACCCGTTGCAGCAGCGGCTGCTCGACGCGTGGCTCGGCGGTCGCCGGGATCTGACGGTCGTCGGGGACGCCGCCCAGACCATCTACTCGTTCACCGGCGCGACCTCCGGCTATCTCATCGACTTCCCGCGCCAGTTCCGCGAGGCCACGGTCGTCCGGTTGGTCCGCGACTATCGGTCGACCCCGCAAGTGGTAGGTCTGGCCAACGCGGTGATCCGGCAGGCCGGAGGAGTCGAGGCCAAGCTGCGCCTGGACCTGGTCGGCCAACGGCCTGACGGCCCCGCGCCGGACATCCGGCAGTTCGCCGACGAGCCGACCGAGGCGGCCGCGGTCGCGGCCCGCTGCTCCGAGCTGATCGCCTCGGGCGTCCCGGCCGCGGAGATCGCCGTGCTCTTCCGGGCCAACGCCCAGTCGGAGGCATATGAAGAGGCGCTCGCCGAGGCGGGCGTTCCCTATGTCGTACGCGGTGGGGAGCGGTTCTTCGAACGCGCCGAGGTACGCCAGGCGATGATCGCGTTGCGGTCGGCTTCCCGCGGCGAGCTGGAGGGCACCGTCCCGGACGCGGTCGCCGCGGTCCTCCGCGGTCTGGGCTGGGAACCGGCGCAACCGCCATCCGGTGGGGCCGCCCGGGAACGCTGGGAGGCGCTGGCGGCGCTGCACCGGCTCGCCCAGGAGATCGGCTCGCCGACGCTCACGGAGTTCACCGCGGAGCTGGGCCGCCGGGCGGACGCCCAGCACGCCCCGACCGTCGAGGGGGTGACGCTGGCCAGCCTGCATTCCGCCAAGGGGCTTGAATGGGACGCCGTCTTCCTCGTCGGCCTCGTCGAGGGCACCCTGCCCACGGCGTACGCGAAGACGCCGCAGGCGGTGGAGGAGGAACGTCGGCTGCTCTACGTCGGCGTGACCCGGGCCCGGCACTGGCTGTGGCTGAGCTACGGGCAGTCCCGGTCGCCGGGCGGCCGGGCTCGCAAGCCGTGCCGGTTCTTGCCGAGCCTCGGTGGCTCGGACGCCCCGGCCCAGCGGAAGGGTCCGTCGAAGGTCGACCGTCGGCGGGCCATCGCGGTGTCCTGCCGGGTGTGCGGCGCGACCCTGCTCGGCGGCTCGGAACGCAAGCTCGGCCGGTGCCAGACCTGCCCCGCCGACCTGGACGAGGAACTTTTCGAACGACTCCGGGAGTGGCGGTCGCGGGTCGCCGCCGAGCAGGGCGTCCCGGCGTACGTGGTGTTCACCGACGCCACCCTCACGGCCCTCGCCGAACGCCGTCCCACCAGCACCGATGACCTGATGAGCATCGCCGGCATCGGGCCTCGGAAGATCGAGTTGTACGGGCCCGCGACATTGGCGCTTCTCAACGGCGCGGACGTCGACGATCTTGTCGGCGAAAAAAACTTGGCAACGGAACCGTAA
- a CDS encoding phosphotransferase, producing the protein MTDRTTEDDADREALAGGLANAGAVFRRGAVVERPAPPSAPALHAHLLALKDHGFDAAPTPVRLTADGREQLTFVPGEVALPPFPAWALTTTALESVGNLLRRLHEASATIAVDADAEWPRDLADPEGGTMLCHNDVCPENVVFRDGRAAALIDFDLAAPGRPLWDVAMAARYWVPTLDPVSAAEQFPTRLDTPARLRILADGYGLSPGERAELPGVIEQATEVCRAFVARRVADGDPVFRRALADRGGWGRWDRVQNWLSGHREMFTAALLD; encoded by the coding sequence GTGACGGACAGGACGACCGAGGACGACGCGGACCGCGAGGCACTGGCCGGCGGCCTGGCGAACGCGGGGGCGGTCTTCCGTCGCGGTGCGGTGGTGGAGCGCCCGGCGCCGCCCAGCGCGCCGGCGCTCCATGCCCACCTCCTCGCACTGAAGGACCACGGCTTCGACGCTGCTCCGACTCCCGTGAGGCTCACTGCTGACGGGCGTGAGCAGCTGACCTTCGTCCCCGGCGAGGTGGCTCTGCCACCCTTTCCGGCCTGGGCACTGACGACGACCGCGCTCGAATCGGTGGGGAACCTGCTGCGCCGCCTGCATGAGGCCAGCGCGACCATCGCCGTCGACGCGGACGCCGAGTGGCCCCGGGATCTCGCCGACCCGGAGGGCGGAACGATGCTGTGCCACAACGACGTGTGCCCGGAGAACGTCGTCTTCCGCGACGGTCGCGCCGCCGCCTTGATCGACTTCGACCTCGCGGCTCCGGGCCGTCCACTCTGGGACGTCGCCATGGCCGCGCGCTACTGGGTGCCCACGCTCGATCCGGTGTCCGCGGCCGAACAGTTTCCCACCCGACTGGACACACCGGCACGGCTGCGGATCCTCGCCGACGGCTACGGCCTCTCGCCGGGCGAACGCGCCGAGCTGCCCGGCGTGATCGAACAGGCCACGGAGGTCTGCCGGGCGTTCGTCGCCCGCCGCGTGGCGGACGGTGACCCCGTCTTCCGCCGAGCGCTGGCCGACCGGGGCGGATGGGGACGCTGGGACCGCGTACAGAACTGGCTGAGCGGTCATCGCGAGATGTTCACTGCCGCGCTGCTGGACTGA
- a CDS encoding winged helix-turn-helix domain-containing protein yields MAEFRMREHTDPQALRALAHPLRMKLLQELALRGPATATELAERLGDTAPNCSWHLRQLAKYGYVEDAPGGQGRQRPWRFVPAGNRWGTPGEAPEITAAGDAVSEVMLQYELAELQSWQERRSKHDANWRAAAFLNQSITWLTPEELDEIGAQIQDLLLRHLDRLADPELRPENARPVRMLAWGIPAEH; encoded by the coding sequence ATGGCCGAGTTCCGAATGCGCGAACACACCGATCCGCAGGCGCTGCGGGCGCTGGCCCATCCGCTGCGCATGAAGCTGCTCCAGGAGCTGGCGCTGCGGGGCCCGGCGACCGCCACCGAGCTGGCCGAGCGCCTCGGCGACACCGCGCCGAACTGCTCCTGGCACCTGCGTCAACTGGCGAAGTACGGCTACGTCGAGGACGCCCCCGGCGGTCAGGGCCGACAGCGACCGTGGCGGTTCGTGCCCGCCGGCAACCGCTGGGGCACCCCGGGCGAGGCGCCCGAGATCACCGCCGCCGGCGACGCGGTCTCCGAGGTCATGCTCCAGTACGAGCTGGCCGAGCTCCAGTCGTGGCAGGAGCGCCGCAGCAAGCACGACGCGAACTGGCGAGCCGCGGCATTCCTCAACCAGAGCATCACCTGGCTGACTCCCGAGGAGCTCGACGAGATCGGTGCGCAGATCCAGGACCTCCTGCTGCGTCATCTCGACCGGCTCGCCGATCCGGAACTGCGCCCCGAGAACGCCCGACCGGTCCGGATGCTCGCCTGGGGCATCCCCGCCGAGCACTGA
- a CDS encoding ABC1 kinase family protein, producing the protein MTDIPRRAVARTAKLASLPLGFAGRTVLGFGKRVTGMAADVVAAGIQERTAEQLFSVLGQLKGGAMKLGQALSVFEAALPEELAGPYRQALTKLQEAAPPLPAASVHKVLADQLGPDWRSLFKEFDDHPAAAASIGQVHRAEWKLPRRRTGLPVAVKVQYPGAGDALIADLAQLARFSALFGVIQPGLDVKPLVTELKARVVEELDYDLEAASQTTFAEAYADDEQFHIPRVLMSAPRVLVTEWIEGTPLSAVINSGTVGERDQAGQLLATLAFSAPSRAGMLHADPHPGNFRLMPDGRLGVIDFGAVARLPGGLPEPIGRLTRLALEGDSDGVLKGLREEGFVKPDVDIDAPAILEWIDPMLEPLRAEEFRFTRSWLRGEAARIASPKSPAYAMGRQLNLPPAYLMIQRVTMGTIGVLCQLEAKASYRDVIAEYLPGFESEPV; encoded by the coding sequence GTGACCGACATTCCACGCCGAGCCGTAGCCCGCACTGCCAAGCTCGCGTCGCTGCCCCTCGGCTTCGCCGGGCGTACCGTTCTCGGGTTCGGCAAGCGGGTCACCGGGATGGCGGCCGACGTGGTGGCAGCCGGGATTCAAGAGCGGACGGCCGAGCAGCTGTTCAGCGTGTTGGGGCAGCTCAAGGGCGGTGCGATGAAGCTCGGCCAGGCGCTGAGCGTCTTCGAGGCCGCGTTGCCCGAGGAGTTGGCCGGGCCTTATCGGCAGGCCCTGACGAAGCTGCAGGAGGCGGCTCCGCCGCTGCCGGCCGCCAGTGTCCACAAGGTCCTCGCCGACCAGCTCGGCCCGGACTGGCGCAGTCTCTTCAAGGAGTTCGACGACCATCCGGCCGCCGCGGCCAGCATCGGCCAGGTCCACCGGGCCGAGTGGAAGCTGCCGCGCAGGCGTACCGGGCTGCCCGTCGCGGTGAAGGTGCAATATCCCGGCGCGGGCGACGCCCTGATCGCCGATCTCGCTCAGCTGGCCCGGTTCTCCGCGCTCTTCGGCGTCATCCAGCCCGGCCTCGACGTGAAGCCGTTGGTCACCGAGTTGAAGGCGCGAGTCGTCGAGGAACTCGACTACGACCTCGAAGCCGCCTCGCAGACCACCTTCGCCGAGGCGTACGCCGACGACGAGCAGTTCCACATCCCTCGGGTGCTCATGAGCGCGCCCCGGGTGCTGGTCACCGAGTGGATCGAGGGCACTCCCCTGTCGGCGGTCATCAACTCCGGCACGGTCGGCGAACGGGACCAGGCCGGCCAGCTGCTGGCGACCTTGGCGTTCTCGGCGCCCAGCCGGGCCGGGATGCTGCACGCCGACCCGCATCCGGGCAACTTCCGGCTGATGCCCGACGGCCGGCTCGGCGTCATCGACTTCGGCGCGGTCGCCCGGCTCCCCGGCGGGCTGCCGGAGCCGATCGGGCGGCTCACCCGGCTCGCGCTCGAAGGCGATTCCGACGGCGTACTGAAGGGACTGCGCGAGGAAGGCTTCGTCAAGCCCGACGTCGACATCGACGCGCCCGCCATCCTGGAGTGGATCGACCCGATGCTCGAACCGCTGCGCGCCGAGGAATTCCGGTTCACCCGGTCCTGGCTGCGGGGCGAGGCGGCCCGGATCGCCAGCCCGAAGAGCCCGGCGTACGCGATGGGCCGGCAGCTCAACCTGCCACCGGCGTATCTGATGATCCAGCGCGTCACCATGGGCACCATCGGGGTGCTGTGCCAGCTGGAGGCCAAGGCCTCCTATCGCGACGTGATCGCGGAGTACCTGCCGGGCTTCGAGTCCGAACCCGTCTAG
- a CDS encoding M48 metallopeptidase family protein, producing the protein MADSRTPVVEVRRSERRRRTVAAYREGETVVVLIPSQFSRAEETAWVDKMLARLEAKDKKGARSDDALMARANQLVARYFADYDAKALPIGVRWVSNQRGRWGSCSPDDRTIRLSDRLRDMPLWVSDYVLIHELAHLIEPNHGAAFWRLVARYPKTERARGFLEGVAAVAGNAYIED; encoded by the coding sequence ATGGCGGACAGCCGGACGCCCGTCGTCGAGGTGCGGCGCAGTGAGCGCCGACGCCGGACGGTTGCCGCCTACCGCGAGGGTGAGACGGTCGTCGTTCTCATACCCAGCCAGTTCTCCCGGGCCGAGGAAACCGCCTGGGTCGACAAAATGCTGGCCAGGCTGGAAGCCAAGGACAAAAAGGGCGCCCGCTCGGACGATGCGCTGATGGCCCGGGCGAACCAGCTCGTCGCCCGATACTTCGCCGACTACGACGCCAAGGCGCTCCCGATCGGCGTCCGCTGGGTCTCCAATCAGCGCGGCCGCTGGGGCTCGTGCTCACCCGACGACCGGACCATCCGGCTCTCCGATCGACTGCGTGACATGCCTCTCTGGGTCAGCGACTACGTGCTCATCCATGAACTGGCGCACCTGATCGAGCCCAATCACGGCGCGGCCTTCTGGCGGCTGGTGGCCCGCTATCCGAAGACCGAACGGGCGCGGGGCTTCCTCGAAGGCGTCGCAGCCGTCGCCGGCAACGCCTACATCGAAGACTGA
- a CDS encoding DUF5753 domain-containing protein, translating to MQRTPSPVMRRRRLGLELRRLRIAAGLTGDQVVEQVGWAAKSKLSRLENGKSRPDLADILDLLDLYQVRGEGRDELVAIAREAGNTRWIRAYAVMTARQRGYAELEGGATQIREYAAATIPGLLQTPEYARIRIMSSRPLQTLPSQRNEDDERHDPQAEVEARMARQSILTREADPPAYEAVLDEAALAGRSAPADVLSGQIHHLRAVASLPNVTLRVLPREARVGEFFQPQHGFSIYTFADPGDLPTVAVEALASDLTLTDRTAASRYAKVYEWLRSAALDPVATVDWLSRHVNATR from the coding sequence ATGCAGCGAACGCCCAGTCCGGTCATGCGCCGGCGCCGCCTCGGTCTCGAGTTGCGGCGCCTGCGCATCGCCGCTGGTCTCACCGGCGATCAGGTGGTCGAACAGGTCGGCTGGGCGGCGAAGTCGAAGCTGTCCCGGCTGGAGAACGGCAAGAGCCGGCCCGACCTGGCCGACATCCTCGATCTCCTCGACCTCTACCAGGTACGCGGAGAGGGCCGCGACGAACTGGTCGCCATCGCCCGGGAGGCGGGCAACACCCGCTGGATCCGGGCGTACGCCGTGATGACGGCCCGCCAGCGGGGGTACGCCGAGCTGGAGGGCGGCGCCACCCAGATCCGGGAGTACGCCGCCGCCACGATCCCCGGCCTCCTCCAGACCCCGGAGTACGCCCGCATCCGGATCATGTCCTCGCGGCCGCTCCAGACCTTGCCGAGTCAGCGGAACGAGGACGACGAACGGCATGATCCGCAGGCCGAGGTGGAAGCGCGGATGGCCCGGCAGTCCATCCTCACGCGGGAGGCCGATCCGCCCGCGTACGAGGCCGTGCTGGACGAGGCGGCGCTGGCCGGGCGCAGTGCCCCAGCCGATGTCCTTTCCGGACAGATTCACCACCTTCGTGCGGTGGCATCGTTACCGAACGTAACTTTGCGGGTGCTGCCTCGCGAGGCCCGAGTGGGCGAATTCTTCCAACCGCAGCACGGTTTCTCGATCTATACCTTCGCCGATCCCGGTGACCTTCCGACCGTCGCGGTGGAGGCGCTAGCGAGTGATCTGACCCTCACCGACAGGACTGCGGCCAGCAGATATGCCAAGGTTTACGAGTGGCTGCGGTCGGCCGCGCTGGACCCTGTGGCGACAGTGGACTGGCTCAGCCGGCATGTCAACGCGACGCGCTGA
- a CDS encoding MFS transporter produces MRTVLRRPAFRLLFAGLFFSMTAESVLLLALGIWVKDMTGSDSLAGATFFALVAPIVLAPFIGFVADRYQRRPFLIATNIFSAVILAPLYLVHDRGTLWIIYAVAAAYGLSFIAVGAALNGLIKEVIPVELLAEANGALQTVKQGLRLFAPLLGAGLYTAFGGWALASLGIVGFLIAAGVITALRVHEDQPVRTEQRWMSEVTAGVRQLFGQPGLRLAVLGTTLAILVFGLGESVFFAFNDQGLHKPAAFLGVLISVQGVGGLLGGLTAAAVMRRVGEVGTVAAGLMLFVPMYFVGAVYQNVWAAFPAMVLCGFGLPYLIVGLQTLLQRTTPAELMGRTSAAMDALISGPQALSIGAGAILVGIVDYRILLGVMALVVSIAGIWVWAGRRLTPPAAATPTQSTDEPALVTEGRASAG; encoded by the coding sequence ATGCGCACGGTGCTGCGCCGACCCGCCTTCCGGCTGCTGTTCGCCGGCTTGTTCTTCAGCATGACGGCCGAGTCCGTGCTGCTGTTGGCGCTGGGTATCTGGGTCAAGGACATGACCGGCTCGGACAGCCTCGCCGGCGCCACCTTCTTCGCCCTGGTCGCCCCGATCGTGCTCGCGCCGTTCATCGGCTTCGTCGCCGACCGCTACCAGCGCCGGCCCTTCCTCATCGCGACGAACATCTTCTCCGCGGTGATCCTGGCTCCGCTGTATCTCGTCCACGATCGAGGGACGCTCTGGATCATCTACGCCGTCGCGGCCGCGTACGGGCTGTCGTTCATCGCCGTGGGCGCGGCGCTCAACGGCCTCATCAAAGAGGTCATCCCGGTCGAGCTGCTCGCCGAGGCCAACGGCGCGCTCCAGACCGTCAAACAGGGCCTCCGGCTGTTCGCTCCGCTGCTGGGCGCCGGGCTCTACACCGCCTTCGGCGGCTGGGCCCTGGCCAGCCTCGGCATCGTCGGCTTCCTCATCGCGGCGGGCGTCATCACCGCGCTGCGCGTTCATGAGGATCAACCGGTACGCACAGAGCAGCGCTGGATGTCCGAAGTAACCGCCGGGGTGCGCCAACTGTTCGGACAGCCGGGCCTTCGGCTGGCGGTGCTCGGCACCACCCTGGCCATCCTGGTCTTCGGCCTCGGCGAATCGGTCTTCTTCGCCTTCAACGACCAGGGTCTGCACAAGCCGGCGGCGTTCCTGGGCGTGCTGATCAGCGTCCAAGGCGTCGGCGGGCTGCTCGGCGGGCTGACCGCCGCCGCGGTGATGCGTCGCGTCGGCGAGGTCGGCACGGTCGCCGCCGGGCTCATGTTGTTCGTCCCGATGTACTTCGTCGGCGCGGTCTACCAGAACGTCTGGGCGGCCTTCCCGGCGATGGTGCTCTGCGGCTTCGGCCTGCCCTACCTGATCGTGGGCCTGCAGACGCTGTTGCAGCGCACGACGCCCGCCGAGCTGATGGGGCGTACGTCGGCGGCGATGGACGCCCTGATCAGTGGGCCGCAGGCGCTCTCGATCGGGGCCGGGGCGATCCTCGTCGGGATCGTCGACTACCGCATCCTGCTCGGCGTCATGGCGCTGGTCGTCTCGATCGCCGGCATCTGGGTCTGGGCGGGGCGGCGGCTCACCCCACCGGCCGCCGCCACGCCCACCCAGTCCACGGATGAGCCCGCGCTGGTCACCGAAGGTCGAGCCAGCGCTGGATGA
- a CDS encoding WhiB family transcriptional regulator, which yields MSLALAPALDVPVELGAELPCRKFDPDLWFADAPAELELARALCGDCPLRAECLAGALERAEPWGVWGGEIFDRGAIVARKRPRGRPRKEDLARDADLRAETVARVATVTGRESVRLAA from the coding sequence ATGAGTCTGGCGTTGGCCCCAGCTCTCGACGTCCCCGTCGAGCTGGGTGCGGAGCTGCCCTGCCGGAAGTTCGACCCCGACCTGTGGTTCGCCGACGCTCCGGCCGAGCTGGAGCTGGCCCGAGCCCTCTGCGGCGACTGCCCGCTGCGGGCCGAGTGCCTGGCGGGCGCGTTGGAGCGGGCCGAGCCCTGGGGCGTCTGGGGTGGTGAGATCTTCGACCGCGGTGCGATCGTGGCGCGCAAGCGTCCTCGTGGCCGTCCGCGCAAGGAGGACCTCGCCCGTGACGCTGACCTGCGGGCCGAGACGGTCGCCCGGGTGGCGACGGTCACCGGCCGCGAGTCGGTACGACTGGCCGCCTGA
- a CDS encoding mycoredoxin: MLTMYSTSWCGYCHRLKSQLDREGIGYTVVDIEQDPTAAEFVMSVNGGNQTVPTVRFADGTTMTNPSIAQVKLALAG; the protein is encoded by the coding sequence ATGTTGACGATGTACTCCACCTCTTGGTGCGGTTACTGCCACCGGCTCAAGTCGCAGCTGGACCGGGAGGGCATCGGCTACACCGTGGTCGACATCGAGCAGGACCCCACTGCGGCCGAGTTCGTGATGAGCGTCAACGGCGGCAACCAGACCGTGCCGACAGTGCGGTTCGCCGACGGGACGACGATGACGAACCCGAGCATCGCCCAGGTGAAGCTGGCGCTCGCCGGCTGA